CCCACCTCCCCCCGGACCCTCGCCACCTCCGGCAAGAGCCTTCGACCGCCCCAGCGCCCCAAGGAGCCCGGAGGCGGGCTGCTCATGGGCCGGCCCTTCGGCGTCCCCGTGTACGTGGCGCCCAGCTGGTTCCTCGTGGCCGCCCTGATCACCTGGGTGTTCGGCGGCCAGCTCGACCGCGTGCTGCCCGAACTCGGCGCCGCCCGCTACCTCGTCTCCCTCTTCTTCGCGGTCGCCTTCTACGCCTCCGTACTCATCCACGAGCTGGCCCACACCGTCGCCGCGCTCCGCTTCAAGCTCCCGGTGCGACGGATCCAGCTCCAGTTCTTCGGCGGGGTGTCGGAGATCGAGAAGGAGTCGGAGACACCGGGCCGGGAGTTCGTGCTCGCCTTCGTCGGACCGCTCCTCTCACTCGTCCTCTCCGGCCTCTTCTACCTCGCCATGCAGACCGTCGAGCCCGGCACCGTCCCGGGCGTGCTGCTGGCGGGCCTGATGGTCTCCAACCTGATCGTCGCCGCCTTCAACCTGCTGCCCGGCCTCCCGCTCGACGGCGGCCGCATGCTCCGCGCCGTCGTCTGGAAGATCACCGGCAAGCCGATGAGCGGCACCATCGCCGCAGCCTGGGTCGGCCGCGCCCTCGCCGTCTCCGTACTGATCGGACTGCCCCTGCTCACCCAGTCCGGCACCCTCGGCGACGCCCCGGACGACATCGGCGGCATGGACACCGTCATGGACGCCCTGCTCGCAGCCATCCTCGCCGCGATCATCTGGACCGGCGCCGGCAACAGCCTGCGCATGGCCCGCCTGCGTGAACACCTCCCGGAGCTGCGCGCCCGCTCCCTCACCCGCCGGGCCGTCCCAGTGGAGACCAACACCCCGCTCTCGGAGGCCCTGCGCCGCGCCAACGACGCCGGAGCCCGCGCCCTGGTCGTGGTCGACCCGGACGGCGAACCTCTCTCCCTCGTCCGTGAGGCCGCCATCGTCGGCGTACCGGAACACCGCCGCCCCTGGGTCGCCGTCAGCGGCCTCGCCCAGGACCTCACCGAAGGCATGCGGGTCTCCGTCGAGCTCGCCGGGGAGGACCTCCTGGACGCCCTGCGCGCCACCCCCGCCACGGAGTACCTCGTGGTGGAGGACTCCGGCGAGATCTACGGCGTCCTGTCGGCGGCGGACGTCGAGCGCGCCTTCGTGAAGGCGATGGCCCGCCCCTCCTAGTGGTCAGCACCCCTGGCCGGGACCGGTAGGCTGGTCACATGTCCGAACCGACCGGTGCCGCCCGCAGGCGCGGGCCCTTCAAGGTCGGGGACCAGGTTCAGCTGACCGACCCCAAGGGCCGCCACTACACGTTCACGCTCGAAGCGGGGAAGAACTTCCACACCCACAAGGGTTCCTTCCCGCACGACGAGCTGATCGGTGCTCCCGAGGGCAGCGTTGTCCGCACCACGGGGAACGTCGCCTATCTCGCGCTGCGCCCCCTGCTCCCCGACTACGTCCTGTCCATGCCCCGCGGCGCCGCCGTGGTCTACCCCAAGGACGCGGGGCAGATCCTGGCCTTCGCCGACATCTTCCCCGGCGCACGCGTCGTGGAGGCGGGTGTCGGCTCCGGCTCGCTGAGCAGCTTCCTGCTGCGCGCCATCGGCGACGAGGGCATGCTGCACTCCTACGAGCGCCGCGAGGACTTCGCCGAGATCGCCCAGCAGAACGTGGAGCGCTACTTCGGCGGCCCGCACCCCGCCTGGCAGCTCACCGTCGGCGACCTCCAGGACAACCTGTCCGACGCGGACGTCGACCGTGTCATCCTCGACATGCTCGCCCCCTGGGAGTGCCTGGAGGCCGTGTCCAAGGCGCTCGTCCCCGGCGGCATCCTCTGCTGCTACGTGGCGACCACCACCCAGCTCGCGCGCACCGTCGAGTCCATCCGCGAGATCGGCTGCTTCAACGAGCCGACCTCCTGGGAGTCGATGATCCGCAACTGGCACGTCGAGGGCCTGGCCGTCCGCCCCGACCACCGGATGATCGGCCACACCGGCTTCCTGCTCACCGCCCGCCGCCTCGCGGACGGCGTCGAGCCGCCCATGCGTCGCCGCCGCCCCGCCAAGGGCGCCTACGGCGAGGACTACACGGGACCCAACGCCGACGGCGGCTCCGGCCGCTGACGGACCCAACGCACCACGACTGTGGCCGAGTTCCCGGAACGACCGGGGAACTCGGCCACAGCACTTTTTTGTTGACACCGCGCCAGAACTCCGGACCCCGCCGTTCCGCCTCCCTGTGACGTGTGGCACCATGCGGGTCACCCCACCGGCACAGCCCTCACAGGA
Above is a genomic segment from Streptomyces sp. R21 containing:
- a CDS encoding site-2 protease family protein codes for the protein MDESGGSGQPRSGNDATAERNPGQAAQAADAERPGTEPQQDRVQPDPTGPDSETPATAATTEQEAEAEHPTERDTSGGSSAGEQDADPHEARPRTPAITPTGDGTDSDSDSDGTHPDPTSPRTLATSGKSLRPPQRPKEPGGGLLMGRPFGVPVYVAPSWFLVAALITWVFGGQLDRVLPELGAARYLVSLFFAVAFYASVLIHELAHTVAALRFKLPVRRIQLQFFGGVSEIEKESETPGREFVLAFVGPLLSLVLSGLFYLAMQTVEPGTVPGVLLAGLMVSNLIVAAFNLLPGLPLDGGRMLRAVVWKITGKPMSGTIAAAWVGRALAVSVLIGLPLLTQSGTLGDAPDDIGGMDTVMDALLAAILAAIIWTGAGNSLRMARLREHLPELRARSLTRRAVPVETNTPLSEALRRANDAGARALVVVDPDGEPLSLVREAAIVGVPEHRRPWVAVSGLAQDLTEGMRVSVELAGEDLLDALRATPATEYLVVEDSGEIYGVLSAADVERAFVKAMARPS
- a CDS encoding tRNA (adenine-N1)-methyltransferase, with the protein product MSEPTGAARRRGPFKVGDQVQLTDPKGRHYTFTLEAGKNFHTHKGSFPHDELIGAPEGSVVRTTGNVAYLALRPLLPDYVLSMPRGAAVVYPKDAGQILAFADIFPGARVVEAGVGSGSLSSFLLRAIGDEGMLHSYERREDFAEIAQQNVERYFGGPHPAWQLTVGDLQDNLSDADVDRVILDMLAPWECLEAVSKALVPGGILCCYVATTTQLARTVESIREIGCFNEPTSWESMIRNWHVEGLAVRPDHRMIGHTGFLLTARRLADGVEPPMRRRRPAKGAYGEDYTGPNADGGSGR